From the genome of Legionella sp. PC997:
CTCAAGAACAACCAGTGTGTTTAATGCGATTGTGCGTGCCAACTCAAGCGAGTAACCGCGATCGAGCGCATAAAAATAGAGTCCAAAGACGCCACAAATAAAGAGAATAGAAACCAGAAGCATATGCCATACCAAGCTGCCGGTCAGTAAAGGCTCGTTTCGAGGGCGTGGTGGTCTTTGCATGGTCCCTTCTTCGGTCGGCTCAAAGGCCAGGGCAATGCCAAGAGTCACTGCGGTAATCAGGTTGATCCATAAAATTTGAATCGGCGTTACCGGCAAGCTTAGACCTAACAGCAGAGCCAGGATAATCGTCATTGACTCACCCGCATTGGTGGGTAAAGTCCAGCTAATCACTTTTTTAAGATTATCATAAACAGTACGGCCTTCACGTACAGCGGCTACAATGGAAGCAAAATTATCATCCACCAGTACAAATTCAGCCGCCTCTTTGGCGACTTCACTGCCTTTTCTCCCCATAGCAATTCCTGCATCTGCTCGTTTTAACGCAGGCGCATCATTGACCCCATCGCCGGTCATGGCCACAGTCATTCCATGTGATTGCAATGCCATCACCAGCCTTAGTTTATGTTCAGGACTTGTTCGGGCAAAAATATCGGTTAGCAATACAGCATTTCTGAGTACGGCGTCATCCATGTTATCCAAATCAATGTCTGTTAATACCTTATCCAAATTTTTAAGTCCTATTTGCCGGCCAATAGCAACCGCTGTACTGGCATGATCGCCTGTGATCATTTTTACTTGAATGCCCGCTGTATGGCATTCTGCCACTGCTGCAATGGCTTCAGGTCTGGGCGGATCAATCAGTCCAACCATCCCAAGTAACGTGAGATTCCCTTCAACATCAGCGAACTCCAAAACGATATGTTCTGGCTTTATTTTTCTGACAGCAAAAGCGAGGATGCGCTGTCCACTTGCTGCAATCATTTCCATCTGCTCTTTCCAGTAAGACTCATTTAATGGCTCTGTTCCACCCCAGTCTGTTTGTTGAACTTGACACATACCCAAAATCTGCTCAGGAGCTCCCTTCACCATGACCATCGCATGATTGAAATGGTCGTGGTGAAGAGTTGCCATGAAGCGATGCTTGGCATCAAAAGGAATGATATCGGTACGCCTCCAGGATTCGTTTTCCTCTTTAAGGACAAGTCCCGTCTTACCTGCAAAGGTTAACAAAGCGCCCTCCATAGGGTCCCCATCCACAGACCAACATCCTTCATGTTCACGAAGCATGGCGTCATTGCAAAGAATTGCTGCATGGGCCAGTTTTTTCAGTACAGGGTGCTCGTTATGATCAATGATTTGTTCATTCAACATCAGGGCACCGACCGGCTCGTAACCGGTGCTGTCGAGAGTAAATAGGTGGCTGCTGGTTATAACCGAAGACACGGTCATCTCATTTAGAGTGAGGGTACCTGTTTTATCCGTACAGATAACCGATACCGCGCCTAAGGTTTCAATGGCAGGTAGTCGACGTACAATGGTATGTCGTCGCGCCATAGCCTGCACACCAATAGCTAAGGTAATTGAAAGAACGGCAGGAAGACCTTCCGGGATAGCCGCAACCGATAAACCAACCACGACCATAAACAATTCAACAAACGGGTGATGTTGAACAAAATACCCATACGCAAGAAGGAGTGCCGCAATCAATAAAATGAACAAAGTCAGCCATTTTGCAAACAGCCCCATTTGTAGGACTAAGGGTGTGGTTAAAGACTCTACTTTTGACAATAGCCCACTAATATGTCCAATTTGAGTGGATGAGCCTGTGGCCACCACAATGCCTTTGCCCTGACCATTGGTTACCAGGGTCCCACTAAATGCCATACAAGTCCTGTCACCTAATACGGCATTTCTTGGGACTGAATGAATGTGTTTTTCAACCGGAATGGATTCACCAGTTAAGATGGCCTCCTGGATGGTGAGTCCATGAGATTTTATTAAGCGTACATCGGCAGGAACTTTATCTCCTGCTTCCAGCAAAACAATATCGCCTGGCACAAGCTCCTCACCAGCAATACGCCGTCGTTCGCCATCCCGTAATACGGTAGCCGTAGGGGACAGCATTTTCCGAATCGCGTCCAGTGCTTTTTCTGCTTTTCCTTCCTGGATAAAACCGATTAGGGCATTGATGATGACGACTGCTAAAATAACGCCAGTATCTATCCAATGTTGCAAGAGTAAAGTCACCAGAGCAGCCCCTAGTAACACATAGATGAGGATGTTATGAAACTGGAGCAAGAAGCGAAAATAAACATTTTTTCTTTGAGGTTCCGGTAAACAATTGAGGTCATAACGTTTTAATCTGTTTTTCGATTCGTCCTCGCTTAAACCGAATTCTGATGTAGTATTTAATGTCGCGAGAATTGCTTCTGCTGACTGCTCATGCCAGCAGAGCTCTGGGATGTTGTTTTTTGATTCCACCATGGTCCTCTTTTCCCTGATTAATAGGCTTTTACTGGGGATACAAAACCTTGTGGTTTTAATGCCAGTAACGAGCAATCAATGTCTTGCAAGATGTTTTCCGCAGTATTGCCAATCATAAATCCAGATATCCCGGTGCGTGCGACGGTGCCC
Proteins encoded in this window:
- a CDS encoding cation-transporting P-type ATPase; this translates as MVESKNNIPELCWHEQSAEAILATLNTTSEFGLSEDESKNRLKRYDLNCLPEPQRKNVYFRFLLQFHNILIYVLLGAALVTLLLQHWIDTGVILAVVIINALIGFIQEGKAEKALDAIRKMLSPTATVLRDGERRRIAGEELVPGDIVLLEAGDKVPADVRLIKSHGLTIQEAILTGESIPVEKHIHSVPRNAVLGDRTCMAFSGTLVTNGQGKGIVVATGSSTQIGHISGLLSKVESLTTPLVLQMGLFAKWLTLFILLIAALLLAYGYFVQHHPFVELFMVVVGLSVAAIPEGLPAVLSITLAIGVQAMARRHTIVRRLPAIETLGAVSVICTDKTGTLTLNEMTVSSVITSSHLFTLDSTGYEPVGALMLNEQIIDHNEHPVLKKLAHAAILCNDAMLREHEGCWSVDGDPMEGALLTFAGKTGLVLKEENESWRRTDIIPFDAKHRFMATLHHDHFNHAMVMVKGAPEQILGMCQVQQTDWGGTEPLNESYWKEQMEMIAASGQRILAFAVRKIKPEHIVLEFADVEGNLTLLGMVGLIDPPRPEAIAAVAECHTAGIQVKMITGDHASTAVAIGRQIGLKNLDKVLTDIDLDNMDDAVLRNAVLLTDIFARTSPEHKLRLVMALQSHGMTVAMTGDGVNDAPALKRADAGIAMGRKGSEVAKEAAEFVLVDDNFASIVAAVREGRTVYDNLKKVISWTLPTNAGESMTIILALLLGLSLPVTPIQILWINLITAVTLGIALAFEPTEEGTMQRPPRPRNEPLLTGSLVWHMLLVSILFICGVFGLYFYALDRGYSLELARTIALNTLVVLEIFHLFYIRNIYGTSLTWNAVQGTKVVWMAVIVITVAQFAITYFAPLQTIFVTESIPFGDGVLVVLTGALFFAVLEIEKQLRLKLIAVRKS